One Mycobacterium sp. SMC-4 DNA window includes the following coding sequences:
- a CDS encoding ABC transporter permease: MTPSRVLTHPITRFVARRLLYSAVVLLGVLVVVFALVHLVPGDPVRIALGTRYTPEAYEALRAASGLDRPIVTQFFGYLGSALTGDLGVSFRNGDPVTVTLLDRLPATLSLGLVAILIALLIALPAGIYSALHEGRLSDAIVRVTSQFGVSVPDFWMGILLIALFSSTLGWLPTSGYRPLFDDPVGWARHIVLPALTVAVVAAAIMTRYVRSAVLDVTAMGYVRTARSKGLSPRVVTFRHTVRNALVPILTITGIQLATLLGGVIVVEVVFAWPGLGRLVYNAVAARDYPVIQGAVLLIAALFLLINLLVDVLYAVVDPRIRLG, encoded by the coding sequence GTGACCCCGTCTCGCGTGCTGACCCACCCGATCACCCGGTTCGTCGCGCGCCGACTGCTGTACTCGGCCGTGGTGTTGCTCGGCGTGCTGGTGGTGGTCTTCGCCCTGGTGCATCTGGTGCCCGGTGATCCAGTGCGCATCGCGTTGGGTACCCGTTACACCCCTGAGGCGTACGAGGCGCTGCGCGCCGCCAGCGGGCTGGACCGCCCGATCGTCACGCAGTTCTTCGGATATCTGGGTTCGGCGCTGACCGGTGACCTCGGGGTCAGTTTCCGCAACGGCGACCCGGTCACGGTCACGCTGCTGGACCGGCTGCCCGCAACCTTGTCGCTGGGCCTGGTCGCGATCCTGATCGCACTACTGATCGCCCTGCCCGCGGGCATCTACTCCGCGCTGCACGAGGGCCGCCTCAGCGATGCGATCGTGCGGGTCACCAGCCAGTTCGGTGTGTCGGTGCCCGACTTCTGGATGGGCATCCTGCTGATCGCGCTGTTCTCCTCGACCCTGGGATGGCTGCCGACCTCGGGGTACCGGCCGCTGTTCGACGATCCGGTCGGTTGGGCGCGACACATCGTGTTGCCCGCGCTGACAGTGGCGGTGGTGGCCGCGGCGATCATGACCCGCTATGTCCGTTCCGCGGTACTCGACGTCACCGCGATGGGTTACGTGCGAACCGCGCGCTCCAAAGGATTGTCGCCGCGGGTGGTGACGTTCCGTCACACCGTGCGCAACGCACTGGTTCCGATCCTGACGATCACCGGTATCCAGTTGGCAACGCTGCTGGGCGGTGTGATCGTCGTCGAGGTGGTGTTCGCGTGGCCGGGTCTGGGACGGTTGGTGTACAACGCCGTGGCAGCGCGCGACTACCCGGTGATCCAGGGCGCGGTGCTGCTGATCGCGGCGCTGTTCCTGCTGATCAATCTGCTCGTCGACGTGCTCTACGCAGTGGTCGATCCGAGGATCCGGCTGGGATGA
- a CDS encoding ABC transporter permease → MTTNDAQSGRISAWRLLARNPVTLVSAIVLTVVAVVAGTAGWIAPYGVNDINVPNALQSPSGSHWFGTDELGRDILSRVLVAIQASMQIAVVSVIFAVLVGVTVGVLAGYRGGWLDTVLMRMVDVMFAFPVLLLALAVVAILGPGVTTTILAIGIVYTPIFARVARASTLGVRTEPYVSASRAMGSGDLYILRRHVLPNIAGPLIVQTSLSLAFAILSEAALSFLGLGIQPPQPSLGRMIFDSQGFVTMAWWMAVFPGAAIFVIVLAFNMFGDGLRDVMDPKQRTTVEARRRESR, encoded by the coding sequence ATGACCACCAACGACGCACAGAGCGGCCGGATTTCGGCATGGCGGTTGCTGGCACGTAACCCGGTGACCCTGGTCAGTGCCATTGTTCTGACCGTGGTGGCTGTGGTGGCGGGGACCGCCGGCTGGATTGCGCCCTACGGGGTCAACGACATCAACGTCCCGAACGCGTTGCAGTCGCCCAGTGGATCGCATTGGTTCGGTACCGACGAACTCGGTCGTGACATCTTGTCGCGTGTTCTGGTGGCCATCCAGGCGTCGATGCAGATCGCGGTGGTCAGCGTCATCTTCGCGGTGCTGGTCGGGGTCACCGTCGGTGTGCTGGCCGGCTACCGGGGCGGCTGGCTGGACACCGTGCTGATGCGGATGGTCGACGTGATGTTCGCGTTCCCGGTGCTGTTGTTGGCGCTGGCCGTCGTCGCGATCCTGGGGCCCGGCGTGACGACGACGATCCTGGCGATCGGCATTGTCTACACACCGATCTTCGCGCGGGTTGCCCGGGCCAGCACGTTGGGCGTGCGCACCGAACCGTACGTGTCGGCCTCGCGTGCGATGGGCAGCGGAGACCTCTACATCTTGCGCCGCCACGTGTTGCCGAACATCGCCGGTCCGCTGATCGTTCAGACGTCGCTGTCGTTGGCGTTCGCCATCCTCAGCGAGGCGGCACTGTCGTTCTTGGGACTGGGAATCCAACCACCGCAGCCCTCGCTGGGACGGATGATCTTCGACTCCCAGGGATTCGTCACGATGGCCTGGTGGATGGCCGTGTTCCCCGGTGCCGCGATCTTCGTGATCGTGCTGGCGTTCAACATGTTCGGTGACGGGCTGCGTGACGTGATGGACCCCAAGCAACGCACCACCGTCGAAGCCCGTAGGCGGGAGAGCCGATGA
- a CDS encoding ABC transporter ATP-binding protein: MTSSPVLSVQDLGVRIGSQTIVDKVSFQVHRERTVGIVGESGSGKTMTVLAATGLLDAPGARVSGSSTLAGDAPVQLVGATPRVLRSVHGARIGFVFQDPGTSLNPLLTLERQITESLETHKRLTRRAATARAVELLDAVGLPDPQTRLHAYPHQLSGGQRQRVMIAIALACDPELLIADEPTTALDVTTQAQIIELVRRLQRDFGTAVVWISHDLGVIGQVADDVTVLRDGVPVEQAAIDAVFDHPHADYTRDLLAARPVLDRPGPAPVASMEPLLEVTGLDVEFSVSTPVGRSKVHAVKDVAFTVRRATTMGLVGESGSGKSTIAACLTGLVTPDHGTATLGGIDILGAKGRAAKALRRRIGLVLQDPFSSLDPRSRVGTSIAEPLVVHRLTDGTQARRARVAELLDLVGLPTSFAQRFPHELSGGQRQRVSIARALAAQPDLLILDEATASLDVSVQARVLELLAQLQRELGLTYLLIGHDLAVIRQLSHDVLVMRNGAVVENRPADDVFSTPEQEYTRTLLAAVPPARPRS, translated from the coding sequence ATGACCTCCTCCCCGGTGCTCAGTGTGCAAGATCTCGGCGTGCGCATCGGATCGCAGACCATCGTCGACAAGGTCTCGTTCCAGGTGCATCGGGAACGTACCGTCGGCATCGTCGGCGAGTCCGGGTCAGGCAAGACGATGACGGTGCTGGCCGCGACCGGCCTGCTCGATGCGCCGGGGGCCAGGGTGTCGGGCAGCAGCACACTCGCCGGTGACGCGCCCGTCCAACTCGTCGGCGCCACCCCACGCGTGCTGCGCAGCGTGCACGGCGCCCGGATCGGATTCGTCTTTCAAGACCCCGGCACGTCTTTGAACCCGCTGCTGACGTTGGAGCGGCAGATCACCGAATCACTGGAGACACACAAGAGGCTGACCCGCCGCGCGGCGACCGCCCGCGCCGTGGAATTGCTCGACGCCGTCGGGTTGCCAGACCCGCAGACGCGGTTACATGCCTACCCCCACCAACTCTCGGGTGGGCAACGTCAGCGGGTGATGATCGCGATCGCGTTGGCGTGCGACCCGGAGCTGCTGATCGCCGACGAACCCACCACCGCGCTGGATGTCACCACCCAGGCCCAGATCATCGAGCTGGTGCGGCGCCTGCAACGCGATTTCGGTACGGCGGTGGTGTGGATCAGCCATGACCTCGGCGTGATCGGGCAGGTAGCCGACGACGTGACCGTGCTCCGCGACGGCGTCCCGGTCGAACAGGCTGCGATCGATGCCGTATTCGACCATCCGCACGCCGACTACACCCGTGATCTGCTGGCTGCCCGGCCGGTGCTCGACCGCCCCGGGCCGGCCCCGGTTGCCTCGATGGAGCCGTTACTGGAAGTCACCGGCCTCGACGTGGAGTTCTCGGTGTCCACCCCGGTGGGCCGATCAAAGGTGCACGCGGTCAAGGACGTCGCATTCACCGTCCGGCGAGCAACCACCATGGGTCTGGTCGGGGAATCGGGGTCGGGCAAATCGACAATCGCGGCGTGTCTGACTGGACTGGTCACACCTGATCACGGCACGGCCACCCTCGGCGGCATCGACATCCTCGGGGCGAAAGGCCGCGCCGCGAAAGCACTTCGACGACGTATCGGCCTGGTGTTGCAGGATCCGTTCTCGTCGCTGGACCCGCGTTCACGGGTTGGCACCTCCATCGCCGAGCCGCTGGTGGTGCACCGCCTGACCGACGGCACACAGGCGCGCCGGGCCCGAGTTGCCGAACTGCTCGACCTCGTCGGGTTGCCGACCTCGTTCGCGCAGCGGTTTCCCCATGAGCTTTCCGGCGGGCAGCGTCAGCGGGTGAGCATCGCCCGTGCCCTGGCGGCCCAACCGGACCTGTTGATTCTCGACGAAGCGACCGCGTCTCTGGATGTGTCCGTGCAGGCGCGGGTGCTGGAGTTGCTCGCGCAGCTGCAACGAGAACTCGGCCTGACCTATCTGCTGATCGGCCATGACCTCGCGGTCATTCGCCAGCTCAGCCATGACGTGCTGGTGATGCGCAATGGAGCGGTCGTCGAGAATCGGCCGGCCGACGATGTGTTCTCGACTCCCGAGCAGGAGTACACCAGGACCCTGCTGGCGGCCGTGCCGCCGGCGCGACCGCGGTCATGA
- a CDS encoding SDR family NAD(P)-dependent oxidoreductase, producing the protein MSQLSGKVTLVTGASAGLGAATARLFAERGAKVFGIARDAARMAEVFAELPDATFASVDITSPQACAQAVEDCVAHFGRLDVLANIAGFHQMRHTATMSDEDWQTDLAVNLTGPFLLCRAALPHLLETGGNIVNVSSIAGVEGEVYSAGYCAAKHGLIGLTRALAIEFTKERLRVNAICPGGMPTAQATEFQAPENADWDLIMRIASPRGFMATEDVAKTIAFLASDDAAAIHGAVYRVDNGKGAG; encoded by the coding sequence ATGAGCCAACTCAGCGGCAAGGTCACGTTGGTCACCGGAGCGTCGGCGGGTTTGGGGGCAGCGACAGCAAGGTTGTTCGCCGAGCGCGGCGCCAAAGTGTTCGGGATCGCCCGCGATGCCGCGCGCATGGCAGAGGTCTTCGCGGAGTTGCCTGACGCGACGTTCGCATCGGTGGACATTACCTCACCGCAGGCGTGCGCCCAGGCAGTCGAGGACTGTGTGGCGCACTTCGGCAGGCTCGATGTCCTGGCCAACATCGCCGGCTTTCACCAGATGCGCCACACCGCAACCATGTCCGATGAGGACTGGCAGACCGACCTCGCGGTGAATCTGACGGGACCGTTCTTGCTGTGCCGCGCCGCGCTGCCGCACCTGTTGGAGACCGGCGGCAACATCGTCAACGTCTCCTCGATCGCCGGCGTGGAAGGTGAGGTGTACTCGGCCGGCTACTGCGCGGCCAAACACGGCCTGATCGGGCTGACCCGCGCACTGGCCATCGAGTTCACCAAGGAGCGCCTGCGCGTCAACGCGATCTGCCCAGGAGGCATGCCAACCGCGCAGGCGACGGAGTTCCAGGCGCCGGAGAACGCCGACTGGGACCTGATCATGCGTATCGCATCGCCGCGTGGGTTCATGGCGACCGAGGACGTAGCCAAGACGATCGCTTTCCTGGCCAGCGACGACGCTGCGGCTATCCACGGGGCGGTGTACCGGGTGGACAACGGCAAAGGCGCAGGCTGA